A single genomic interval of Carassius auratus strain Wakin chromosome 30, ASM336829v1, whole genome shotgun sequence harbors:
- the LOC113049609 gene encoding ankyrin repeat and KH domain-containing protein 1 isoform X2, with protein MDLEQEETIATDDDSTEADHSFYLSRLMLTEHQFSTPTVASNCVLISQEISPQIDLQYRTGQNRKTSITKQQTHDTMDPLINPASFQARITKEERSSEREHSEVLRPIPIHGTDSLDASHQQAVPTLSCSLRINSKTFGGKTDPLAKMKNTQLRNTKKRSLPSKRKKSSGNKELNTPLPTHDAPTVTAEPYISPGFSGQGTTEQKSGKVLSLQSIHKRNHFGETKLHLAVMKGDIQDVKDLITEGASVNIPDYAGWTPLHEAVQRNKYDMTESLLEAGAEVDCRGVDGITPLHDAIRCQYYKIVELLLKYGADPLSKSDRGMTPMDMTTERSVYILVEKYLQKTKSDPDKNTPSTTDSAVNPSMSQRNCQNSIKDTRTPLQKSTGTADTSEHDSSPQSGEAEPFPGPSNGQPSCEPCIQASLQGEAGETLMNDGSLVAEKTSSHSFHDYSNAITDLSIQRRSEDSNKDPSTRKTISEGCQLNYGADIRDDNDSAIAKKKLKRTKHDIQNEKDFLEYLLNFDTNHVIESKKEVDEPSLQQNKEQQSALEVYQKIQSETVCCNGTNHNSSQECSNSSLPLHLNELIDSCLQGTFRKVANGHPSGAVTKSTLQSEEMFDSDSPGSLSLLTAIIHSQGLTCSPEESEKDEPLEELDTADKQLPDTKPCIVVENHIVRDSADSDCTFVEWSNAPDIQKSQKKKSKQKKRPLRRGQNVAEGLNTGPKTCFKMTQKNLDKRNSVGETQLHRACIRGDLQMVKVLIEAGSNVNVSDHAGWTALHEACSRGFVDVAEQLLEAGADVTSRGLNGCNPLHDAVASGSYEIVRLLLQFGSSPHDKNILGQNAVDLAEHESIKELLLTFKGPFRKPSWTTDTSKQGSQLLAAEHMQPDADQDELACNYEASLLENGSVSDARGRVFLLPDQCFESVLESQSSVPVISDFAFEKQVVYQSKSSCLNTEKTPLGSVHSHSCTFNNSPSKPAIKESSKNDVFMNIRSIRLVSDEEFFPNHEMNRYWDVFAQSEEWTFET; from the exons ATGGATTTAGAGCAGGAGGAGACCATCGCGACGGACGACGACAGCACTGAAGCCGACCACAGCTTTTACCTCAGCAG GTTAATGTTGACAGAACATCAGTTCTCAACCCCCACTGTCGCCTCTAATTGTGTCCTAATCAGTCAAG AGATTTCACCTCAGATTGACCTGCAATATCGCACAGGACAGAACAGAAAGACATCCATAACAAAACAG caAACCCATGATACTATGGATCCACTAATAAATCCTGCAAG ttttCAAGCTCGTATTACTAAAGAAGAAAGGTCCTCAGAAAGGGAACACAGTGAAG TGTTGAGACCCATTCCCATACACGGCACAGACTCATTGGATGCTTCTCACCAGCAGGCTGTGCCAACTTTGAGTTGTTCATTGAGAATAAACAGCAAAACTTTTGGGGGGAAAACTGATCCATTGGCTAAAATGAAGAACACTCAACTACGGAACACTAAAAAGAG GTCACTGCCATCTAAAAGGAAGAAGAGTTCAGGCAATAAAGAGTTAAATACACCTTTGCCTACACATGATGCACCAACAGTAACCGCTGAGCCTTACATTAGTCCAG GTTTCAGTGGCCAAGGCACTACAGAACAGAAATCAGGGAAAGTCCtatcactccagtccatccacAAACGCAATCATTTTGGAGAGACAAAGCTGCATTTAGCTGTGATGAAGGGAGACATTCAAGACGTCAAAGACTTGATCACAGAGGGTGCTTCTGTTAATATACCGGATTATGCAG GTTGGACTCCACTCCACGAGGCAGTGCAGAGAAACAAGTACGACATGACAGAAAGTTTACTCGAAGCTGGAGCCGAAGTAGACTGCAGAGGAGTTGATGGAATTACACCTTTACATGATGCCATTCGGTGTCAGTATTACAAG ATAGTAGAGCTACTTCTGAAGTATGGTGCTGATCCATTGTCAAAGAGTGACAGAGGGATGACTCCTATGGACATGACCACAGAAAGATCTGTGTATATACTGGTGGAGAAATATCTGCAGAAGACTAAAAGTGATCCAG ataaaaatacacCCAGCACCACTGATTCTGCTGTTAATCCAAGTATGAGCCAAAGAAACTGCCAGAACTCAATCAAA GACACAAGAACTCCTCTTCAGAAATCAACAGGAACTGCTGATACAAGTGAGCATGACAGCAGCCCGCAGTCTGGTGAAGCTGAACCCTTTCCTGGTCCAAGCAATGGACAACCAAGCTGTGAACCTTGCATTCAGGCCTCTCTTCAAG GGGAGGCTGGTGAAACTCTGATGAATGATGGCAGTTTGGTAGCTGAGAAGACCAGCTCACATTCTTTCCATGACTATAGCAATGCA ATTACTGATTTGTCAATTCAGAGAAGAAGTGAAGATTCAAATAAAGATCCCTCAACAAGAAAGACAATATCAGAGGGCTGTCAACTCAATTATGGGGCTGATATTAGGGATGATAATGACTCTGCCATTGCTAAgaaaaagctcaaaagaacaaaacatgacattcaaaatgaaaaagattttttGGAATACTTGCTCAACTTTGATACAAACCATGTCATTGAGAGTAAAAAAGAAGTAGATGAACCCTCACTTCAGCAGAATAAAGAACAACAGTCAGCTCTTGAGGTTTACCAAAAGATTCAATCTGAAACTGTGTGCTGTAATGGCACCAACCACAACAGCAGTCAAGAATGCAGCAATTCTTCACTGCCccttcatttaaatgaactaattGACTCATGTTTACAAGGGACATTCAGAAAAGTCGCTAATGGACATCCATCTGGAGCAGTGACTAAATCAACATTACAGAGTGAAGAAATGTTTGACTCAGACAGCCCTGGTTCACtgtctttgcttacggccataatCCATAGTCAAGGATTAACCTGCAGTCCAGAGGAGTCAGAGAAAGATGAACCATTAGAGGAATTAGACACAGCCGACAAACAACTCCCAGATACTAAACCATGCATTGTTGTCGAGAATCATATAGTTAGAGATTCAGCGGATTCTGACTGCACTTTTGTGGAGTGGTCCAATGCCCCTGACATTCAGAAAAGTCAGAAAAAGAAATCGAAACAGAAGAAAAGGCCGCTTAGACGAGGACAAAATGTCGCAGAGGGATTGAATACAG GACCAAAGACATGTTTTAAAATGACTCAGAAAAATCTTGACAAGAGAAATAGTGTAGGCGAGACTCAGCTTCACCGGGCGTGCATCAGAGGAGACCTGCAAATGGTCAAAGTCTTGATAGAAGCTGGAAGCAATGTTAATGTATCAGATCATGCAG GATGGACCGCCCTTCATGAGGCCTGTAGCAGAGGTTTTGTAGATGTGGCAGAGCAGCTCTTGGAAGCAGGGGCTGATGTCACCAGTAGAGGGCTAAATGGATGTAACCCGCTGCATGATGCTGTCGCATCGGGGTCGTATGAG ATTGTGAGGCTTCTCCTTCAGTTTGGCTCAAGCCCTCATGACAAGAATATCCTGGGACAGAATGCGGTAGACCTCGCAGAACATGAAAGCATCAAAGAGCTGCTTTTGACATTTAAAGGACCTTTTCGTAAACCTTCCTGGACAACTGACACTTCCAAACAGGGATCCCAGCTTTTGGCTGCAGAGCACATGCAGCCAG ATGCTGATCAGGATGAGTTAGCTTGTAACTACGAAGCCTCTCTTTTGGAAAATGGATCTGTCAGTGATGCCCGTGGCAGAGTCTTCCTCCTCCCAGATCAATGTTTTGAATCAGTCCTGGAGAGTCAGTCCTCGGTTCCTGTCATCTCTGATTTTGCCTTTGAAAAG CAGGTTGTGTATCAATCCAAGTCAAGTTGTTTAAATACAGAGAAAACACCTCTAGGATCAGTACATTCCCATTCCTGCACATTCAACAACAGTCCATCAAAACCTGCTATAAAAG AGTCATCCAAAAATGACGTTTTCATGAACATCAGGTCCATTCGCTTGGTCAGCGATGAGGAGTTTTTTCCAAACCACGAGATGAACAGATACTGGGATGTCTTTGCCCAGAGTGAGGAGTGGACCTTTGAAACTTAA
- the LOC113049609 gene encoding ankyrin repeat and KH domain-containing protein 1 isoform X1 translates to MDLEQEETIATDDDSTEADHSFYLSRLMLTEHQFSTPTVASNCVLISQEISPQIDLQYRTGQNRKTSITKQQTHDTMDPLINPASSFQARITKEERSSEREHSEVLRPIPIHGTDSLDASHQQAVPTLSCSLRINSKTFGGKTDPLAKMKNTQLRNTKKRSLPSKRKKSSGNKELNTPLPTHDAPTVTAEPYISPGFSGQGTTEQKSGKVLSLQSIHKRNHFGETKLHLAVMKGDIQDVKDLITEGASVNIPDYAGWTPLHEAVQRNKYDMTESLLEAGAEVDCRGVDGITPLHDAIRCQYYKIVELLLKYGADPLSKSDRGMTPMDMTTERSVYILVEKYLQKTKSDPDKNTPSTTDSAVNPSMSQRNCQNSIKDTRTPLQKSTGTADTSEHDSSPQSGEAEPFPGPSNGQPSCEPCIQASLQGEAGETLMNDGSLVAEKTSSHSFHDYSNAITDLSIQRRSEDSNKDPSTRKTISEGCQLNYGADIRDDNDSAIAKKKLKRTKHDIQNEKDFLEYLLNFDTNHVIESKKEVDEPSLQQNKEQQSALEVYQKIQSETVCCNGTNHNSSQECSNSSLPLHLNELIDSCLQGTFRKVANGHPSGAVTKSTLQSEEMFDSDSPGSLSLLTAIIHSQGLTCSPEESEKDEPLEELDTADKQLPDTKPCIVVENHIVRDSADSDCTFVEWSNAPDIQKSQKKKSKQKKRPLRRGQNVAEGLNTGPKTCFKMTQKNLDKRNSVGETQLHRACIRGDLQMVKVLIEAGSNVNVSDHAGWTALHEACSRGFVDVAEQLLEAGADVTSRGLNGCNPLHDAVASGSYEIVRLLLQFGSSPHDKNILGQNAVDLAEHESIKELLLTFKGPFRKPSWTTDTSKQGSQLLAAEHMQPDADQDELACNYEASLLENGSVSDARGRVFLLPDQCFESVLESQSSVPVISDFAFEKQVVYQSKSSCLNTEKTPLGSVHSHSCTFNNSPSKPAIKESSKNDVFMNIRSIRLVSDEEFFPNHEMNRYWDVFAQSEEWTFET, encoded by the exons ATGGATTTAGAGCAGGAGGAGACCATCGCGACGGACGACGACAGCACTGAAGCCGACCACAGCTTTTACCTCAGCAG GTTAATGTTGACAGAACATCAGTTCTCAACCCCCACTGTCGCCTCTAATTGTGTCCTAATCAGTCAAG AGATTTCACCTCAGATTGACCTGCAATATCGCACAGGACAGAACAGAAAGACATCCATAACAAAACAG caAACCCATGATACTATGGATCCACTAATAAATCCTGCAAG tagttttCAAGCTCGTATTACTAAAGAAGAAAGGTCCTCAGAAAGGGAACACAGTGAAG TGTTGAGACCCATTCCCATACACGGCACAGACTCATTGGATGCTTCTCACCAGCAGGCTGTGCCAACTTTGAGTTGTTCATTGAGAATAAACAGCAAAACTTTTGGGGGGAAAACTGATCCATTGGCTAAAATGAAGAACACTCAACTACGGAACACTAAAAAGAG GTCACTGCCATCTAAAAGGAAGAAGAGTTCAGGCAATAAAGAGTTAAATACACCTTTGCCTACACATGATGCACCAACAGTAACCGCTGAGCCTTACATTAGTCCAG GTTTCAGTGGCCAAGGCACTACAGAACAGAAATCAGGGAAAGTCCtatcactccagtccatccacAAACGCAATCATTTTGGAGAGACAAAGCTGCATTTAGCTGTGATGAAGGGAGACATTCAAGACGTCAAAGACTTGATCACAGAGGGTGCTTCTGTTAATATACCGGATTATGCAG GTTGGACTCCACTCCACGAGGCAGTGCAGAGAAACAAGTACGACATGACAGAAAGTTTACTCGAAGCTGGAGCCGAAGTAGACTGCAGAGGAGTTGATGGAATTACACCTTTACATGATGCCATTCGGTGTCAGTATTACAAG ATAGTAGAGCTACTTCTGAAGTATGGTGCTGATCCATTGTCAAAGAGTGACAGAGGGATGACTCCTATGGACATGACCACAGAAAGATCTGTGTATATACTGGTGGAGAAATATCTGCAGAAGACTAAAAGTGATCCAG ataaaaatacacCCAGCACCACTGATTCTGCTGTTAATCCAAGTATGAGCCAAAGAAACTGCCAGAACTCAATCAAA GACACAAGAACTCCTCTTCAGAAATCAACAGGAACTGCTGATACAAGTGAGCATGACAGCAGCCCGCAGTCTGGTGAAGCTGAACCCTTTCCTGGTCCAAGCAATGGACAACCAAGCTGTGAACCTTGCATTCAGGCCTCTCTTCAAG GGGAGGCTGGTGAAACTCTGATGAATGATGGCAGTTTGGTAGCTGAGAAGACCAGCTCACATTCTTTCCATGACTATAGCAATGCA ATTACTGATTTGTCAATTCAGAGAAGAAGTGAAGATTCAAATAAAGATCCCTCAACAAGAAAGACAATATCAGAGGGCTGTCAACTCAATTATGGGGCTGATATTAGGGATGATAATGACTCTGCCATTGCTAAgaaaaagctcaaaagaacaaaacatgacattcaaaatgaaaaagattttttGGAATACTTGCTCAACTTTGATACAAACCATGTCATTGAGAGTAAAAAAGAAGTAGATGAACCCTCACTTCAGCAGAATAAAGAACAACAGTCAGCTCTTGAGGTTTACCAAAAGATTCAATCTGAAACTGTGTGCTGTAATGGCACCAACCACAACAGCAGTCAAGAATGCAGCAATTCTTCACTGCCccttcatttaaatgaactaattGACTCATGTTTACAAGGGACATTCAGAAAAGTCGCTAATGGACATCCATCTGGAGCAGTGACTAAATCAACATTACAGAGTGAAGAAATGTTTGACTCAGACAGCCCTGGTTCACtgtctttgcttacggccataatCCATAGTCAAGGATTAACCTGCAGTCCAGAGGAGTCAGAGAAAGATGAACCATTAGAGGAATTAGACACAGCCGACAAACAACTCCCAGATACTAAACCATGCATTGTTGTCGAGAATCATATAGTTAGAGATTCAGCGGATTCTGACTGCACTTTTGTGGAGTGGTCCAATGCCCCTGACATTCAGAAAAGTCAGAAAAAGAAATCGAAACAGAAGAAAAGGCCGCTTAGACGAGGACAAAATGTCGCAGAGGGATTGAATACAG GACCAAAGACATGTTTTAAAATGACTCAGAAAAATCTTGACAAGAGAAATAGTGTAGGCGAGACTCAGCTTCACCGGGCGTGCATCAGAGGAGACCTGCAAATGGTCAAAGTCTTGATAGAAGCTGGAAGCAATGTTAATGTATCAGATCATGCAG GATGGACCGCCCTTCATGAGGCCTGTAGCAGAGGTTTTGTAGATGTGGCAGAGCAGCTCTTGGAAGCAGGGGCTGATGTCACCAGTAGAGGGCTAAATGGATGTAACCCGCTGCATGATGCTGTCGCATCGGGGTCGTATGAG ATTGTGAGGCTTCTCCTTCAGTTTGGCTCAAGCCCTCATGACAAGAATATCCTGGGACAGAATGCGGTAGACCTCGCAGAACATGAAAGCATCAAAGAGCTGCTTTTGACATTTAAAGGACCTTTTCGTAAACCTTCCTGGACAACTGACACTTCCAAACAGGGATCCCAGCTTTTGGCTGCAGAGCACATGCAGCCAG ATGCTGATCAGGATGAGTTAGCTTGTAACTACGAAGCCTCTCTTTTGGAAAATGGATCTGTCAGTGATGCCCGTGGCAGAGTCTTCCTCCTCCCAGATCAATGTTTTGAATCAGTCCTGGAGAGTCAGTCCTCGGTTCCTGTCATCTCTGATTTTGCCTTTGAAAAG CAGGTTGTGTATCAATCCAAGTCAAGTTGTTTAAATACAGAGAAAACACCTCTAGGATCAGTACATTCCCATTCCTGCACATTCAACAACAGTCCATCAAAACCTGCTATAAAAG AGTCATCCAAAAATGACGTTTTCATGAACATCAGGTCCATTCGCTTGGTCAGCGATGAGGAGTTTTTTCCAAACCACGAGATGAACAGATACTGGGATGTCTTTGCCCAGAGTGAGGAGTGGACCTTTGAAACTTAA
- the LOC113049609 gene encoding ankyrin repeat and KH domain-containing protein 1 isoform X6: MDPLINPASSFQARITKEERSSEREHSEVLRPIPIHGTDSLDASHQQAVPTLSCSLRINSKTFGGKTDPLAKMKNTQLRNTKKRSLPSKRKKSSGNKELNTPLPTHDAPTVTAEPYISPGFSGQGTTEQKSGKVLSLQSIHKRNHFGETKLHLAVMKGDIQDVKDLITEGASVNIPDYAGWTPLHEAVQRNKYDMTESLLEAGAEVDCRGVDGITPLHDAIRCQYYKIVELLLKYGADPLSKSDRGMTPMDMTTERSVYILVEKYLQKTKSDPDKNTPSTTDSAVNPSMSQRNCQNSIKDTRTPLQKSTGTADTSEHDSSPQSGEAEPFPGPSNGQPSCEPCIQASLQGEAGETLMNDGSLVAEKTSSHSFHDYSNAITDLSIQRRSEDSNKDPSTRKTISEGCQLNYGADIRDDNDSAIAKKKLKRTKHDIQNEKDFLEYLLNFDTNHVIESKKEVDEPSLQQNKEQQSALEVYQKIQSETVCCNGTNHNSSQECSNSSLPLHLNELIDSCLQGTFRKVANGHPSGAVTKSTLQSEEMFDSDSPGSLSLLTAIIHSQGLTCSPEESEKDEPLEELDTADKQLPDTKPCIVVENHIVRDSADSDCTFVEWSNAPDIQKSQKKKSKQKKRPLRRGQNVAEGLNTGPKTCFKMTQKNLDKRNSVGETQLHRACIRGDLQMVKVLIEAGSNVNVSDHAGWTALHEACSRGFVDVAEQLLEAGADVTSRGLNGCNPLHDAVASGSYEIVRLLLQFGSSPHDKNILGQNAVDLAEHESIKELLLTFKGPFRKPSWTTDTSKQGSQLLAAEHMQPDADQDELACNYEASLLENGSVSDARGRVFLLPDQCFESVLESQSSVPVISDFAFEKQVVYQSKSSCLNTEKTPLGSVHSHSCTFNNSPSKPAIKESSKNDVFMNIRSIRLVSDEEFFPNHEMNRYWDVFAQSEEWTFET; this comes from the exons ATGGATCCACTAATAAATCCTGCAAG tagttttCAAGCTCGTATTACTAAAGAAGAAAGGTCCTCAGAAAGGGAACACAGTGAAG TGTTGAGACCCATTCCCATACACGGCACAGACTCATTGGATGCTTCTCACCAGCAGGCTGTGCCAACTTTGAGTTGTTCATTGAGAATAAACAGCAAAACTTTTGGGGGGAAAACTGATCCATTGGCTAAAATGAAGAACACTCAACTACGGAACACTAAAAAGAG GTCACTGCCATCTAAAAGGAAGAAGAGTTCAGGCAATAAAGAGTTAAATACACCTTTGCCTACACATGATGCACCAACAGTAACCGCTGAGCCTTACATTAGTCCAG GTTTCAGTGGCCAAGGCACTACAGAACAGAAATCAGGGAAAGTCCtatcactccagtccatccacAAACGCAATCATTTTGGAGAGACAAAGCTGCATTTAGCTGTGATGAAGGGAGACATTCAAGACGTCAAAGACTTGATCACAGAGGGTGCTTCTGTTAATATACCGGATTATGCAG GTTGGACTCCACTCCACGAGGCAGTGCAGAGAAACAAGTACGACATGACAGAAAGTTTACTCGAAGCTGGAGCCGAAGTAGACTGCAGAGGAGTTGATGGAATTACACCTTTACATGATGCCATTCGGTGTCAGTATTACAAG ATAGTAGAGCTACTTCTGAAGTATGGTGCTGATCCATTGTCAAAGAGTGACAGAGGGATGACTCCTATGGACATGACCACAGAAAGATCTGTGTATATACTGGTGGAGAAATATCTGCAGAAGACTAAAAGTGATCCAG ataaaaatacacCCAGCACCACTGATTCTGCTGTTAATCCAAGTATGAGCCAAAGAAACTGCCAGAACTCAATCAAA GACACAAGAACTCCTCTTCAGAAATCAACAGGAACTGCTGATACAAGTGAGCATGACAGCAGCCCGCAGTCTGGTGAAGCTGAACCCTTTCCTGGTCCAAGCAATGGACAACCAAGCTGTGAACCTTGCATTCAGGCCTCTCTTCAAG GGGAGGCTGGTGAAACTCTGATGAATGATGGCAGTTTGGTAGCTGAGAAGACCAGCTCACATTCTTTCCATGACTATAGCAATGCA ATTACTGATTTGTCAATTCAGAGAAGAAGTGAAGATTCAAATAAAGATCCCTCAACAAGAAAGACAATATCAGAGGGCTGTCAACTCAATTATGGGGCTGATATTAGGGATGATAATGACTCTGCCATTGCTAAgaaaaagctcaaaagaacaaaacatgacattcaaaatgaaaaagattttttGGAATACTTGCTCAACTTTGATACAAACCATGTCATTGAGAGTAAAAAAGAAGTAGATGAACCCTCACTTCAGCAGAATAAAGAACAACAGTCAGCTCTTGAGGTTTACCAAAAGATTCAATCTGAAACTGTGTGCTGTAATGGCACCAACCACAACAGCAGTCAAGAATGCAGCAATTCTTCACTGCCccttcatttaaatgaactaattGACTCATGTTTACAAGGGACATTCAGAAAAGTCGCTAATGGACATCCATCTGGAGCAGTGACTAAATCAACATTACAGAGTGAAGAAATGTTTGACTCAGACAGCCCTGGTTCACtgtctttgcttacggccataatCCATAGTCAAGGATTAACCTGCAGTCCAGAGGAGTCAGAGAAAGATGAACCATTAGAGGAATTAGACACAGCCGACAAACAACTCCCAGATACTAAACCATGCATTGTTGTCGAGAATCATATAGTTAGAGATTCAGCGGATTCTGACTGCACTTTTGTGGAGTGGTCCAATGCCCCTGACATTCAGAAAAGTCAGAAAAAGAAATCGAAACAGAAGAAAAGGCCGCTTAGACGAGGACAAAATGTCGCAGAGGGATTGAATACAG GACCAAAGACATGTTTTAAAATGACTCAGAAAAATCTTGACAAGAGAAATAGTGTAGGCGAGACTCAGCTTCACCGGGCGTGCATCAGAGGAGACCTGCAAATGGTCAAAGTCTTGATAGAAGCTGGAAGCAATGTTAATGTATCAGATCATGCAG GATGGACCGCCCTTCATGAGGCCTGTAGCAGAGGTTTTGTAGATGTGGCAGAGCAGCTCTTGGAAGCAGGGGCTGATGTCACCAGTAGAGGGCTAAATGGATGTAACCCGCTGCATGATGCTGTCGCATCGGGGTCGTATGAG ATTGTGAGGCTTCTCCTTCAGTTTGGCTCAAGCCCTCATGACAAGAATATCCTGGGACAGAATGCGGTAGACCTCGCAGAACATGAAAGCATCAAAGAGCTGCTTTTGACATTTAAAGGACCTTTTCGTAAACCTTCCTGGACAACTGACACTTCCAAACAGGGATCCCAGCTTTTGGCTGCAGAGCACATGCAGCCAG ATGCTGATCAGGATGAGTTAGCTTGTAACTACGAAGCCTCTCTTTTGGAAAATGGATCTGTCAGTGATGCCCGTGGCAGAGTCTTCCTCCTCCCAGATCAATGTTTTGAATCAGTCCTGGAGAGTCAGTCCTCGGTTCCTGTCATCTCTGATTTTGCCTTTGAAAAG CAGGTTGTGTATCAATCCAAGTCAAGTTGTTTAAATACAGAGAAAACACCTCTAGGATCAGTACATTCCCATTCCTGCACATTCAACAACAGTCCATCAAAACCTGCTATAAAAG AGTCATCCAAAAATGACGTTTTCATGAACATCAGGTCCATTCGCTTGGTCAGCGATGAGGAGTTTTTTCCAAACCACGAGATGAACAGATACTGGGATGTCTTTGCCCAGAGTGAGGAGTGGACCTTTGAAACTTAA